In Gossypium raimondii isolate GPD5lz chromosome 12, ASM2569854v1, whole genome shotgun sequence, a single window of DNA contains:
- the LOC105764397 gene encoding anthranilate synthase beta subunit 2, chloroplastic, with the protein MAANIITQSSLLQPKPALSAKTLQIPSLHRLSGLPPPSRVGFLLEKKTGIVGKAVLTSAVSDSTSSVLENKKNSKNPIVVIDNYDSFTYNLCQYIGELGCYFEVFRNDELTVEDLKMKNPRGVLISPGPGTPQDSGISLQTVLELGPTVPLFGVCMGLQCIGEAFGGKIVRSPYGVMHGKSSPVYYDEKGEDGLLTGLSNPFNAGRYHSLVIEKDSFPEEALEVTAWTEDGLIMAARHKVYKHLQGVQFHPESIITSEGKTIVRNFIKLIERKEVTGSKN; encoded by the exons ATGGCAGCTAATATTATAACCCAATCATCTCTGCTTCAACCAAAACCCGCACTTTCTGCTAAAACCCTTCAAATCCCATCTCTGCATCGCTTATCCGGCCTCCCTCCTCCATCAA GGGTTGGTTTTTTGCTGGAAAAGAAAACGGGGATTGTTGGAAAagctgtattaacatcggcTGTATCGGACTCAACCTCGTCAGTTTTGGAGAACAAGAAAAACAGCAAGAATCCCATTGTCGTCATTGACAATTACGACAGTTTCACTTACAATCTTTGCCAG TATATTGGAGAGCTTGGATGTTACTTCGAGGTTTTTCGAAATGACGAATTAACTGTAGAAGACTTAAAAAT GAAAAACCCTAGGGGAGTGCTTATCTCTCCTGGTCCAG GAACACCCCAAGATTCCGGAATATCACTGCAGACTGTTTTGGAACTCGGACCTACTGTACCTTTGTTTGGTGTTTGTATGGGTTTGCAGTGCATTGGTGAGGCTTTTGGAG GAAAGATAGTGCGGTCTCCCTATGGTGTTATGCATGGCAAAAGTTCTCCTGTATATTATGACGAAAAGGGGGAAGACGGTTTGTTAACTGGATTGTCAAA CCCTTTCAATGCCGGCAGATATCACAGCCTCGTGATTGAAAAGGACAGTTTCCCTGAGGAAGCACTTGAGGTTACTGCTTGGACAGAAGATGGACTGATAATGGCTGCTAGGCACAAAGTTTATAAGCATCTGCAG GGTGTTCAATTCCATCCAGAGAGCATCATAACCTCTGAAGGAAAAACAATTGTTCGGAATTTCATCAAACTAATCGAGAGGAAGGAGGTGACAGGATCCAAGAATTAG
- the LOC105764394 gene encoding cyclin-J18 — protein MEVSRQTDSSNEMKPLRKKSVEFLIRSSHQLRASPIVKYSALSLFADRFLPSLTTLIKMRNKIGSWLLRSMEESNLQLFSLISIWISSKIHDSRALSVKCLKSLGDEFIKDQHFTIRDFVEAEVVFLQVLNFEIGISNVAFIFLEEFFIQFKGVAMVGGLVSFEACMDVMDLLYEKEETSLLFSAPRSLAASILVASYVVTVPKQQWEFPVLPWVKFVTSYKEEDIVEKVKDILTHVFEPHS, from the exons ATGGAAGTCTCCCGCCAAACTGATTCCTCCAATGAAATGAAGCCACTCCGAAAGAAATCGGTGGAGTTTCTTATTCGATCTTCTCAT CAACTGCGAGCTTCTCCGATAGTGAAATACAGTGCCTTATCTCTCTTCGCTGATCGATTTCTCCCTTCTCTCACGAC TTTAATAAAAATGAGGAATAAGATTGGAAGCTGGCTTTTACGATCCATGGAAGAGAGCAATCTGCAGttattttcacttatttcaataTGGATTTCAAGTAAA ATACACGATTCTCGTGCTCTCTCCGTAAAATGTTTAAAATCGTTGGGAGACGAATTCATTAAGGATCAGCATTTTACCATTAGAGATTTCGTGGAAGCT GAGGTGGTCTTCCTTCAG gtgttgaattttgaaattgggATATCAAATGTAGCTTTCATATTCCTTGAGGAGTTTTTTATTCAGTTCAA GGGAGTTGCAATGGTTGGGGGGTTGGTGAGCTTTGAAGCATGCATGGATGTGATGGATCTTCTTTACGAAAAGGAGGAGACATCACTTCTTTTTAGTGCTCCACGTTCTCTGGCTGCATCAATCTTG GTTGCTTCATATGTGGTCACGGTCCCTAAACAACAGTGGGAATTTCCAGTTCTTCCCTGGG TGAAATTTGTAACCTCATACAAAGAAGAGGACATTGTTGAAAAGGTCAAGGACATTCTTACGCATGTGTTTGAGCCCCATAGCTAG
- the LOC105764396 gene encoding receptor protein kinase TMK1 isoform X1 — protein sequence MKNPHSLGCLVLRFLSVICFFTLKVCSQQSPDLSAMEKLKKSLKIPPSLDWSDPDPCQWAKVECQENRVTRIQIPSKNIGGTLPPELKNLTQLTIFEVMNNQINGPIPSLAGLIQLQEANFHNNNFSSFPSDFFTGLTSLTSIHLDNNPFEPWEIPVSLKEATSLKTFSANNANIKGKFPGFFDPETFPSLTELHLALNKLEGELPAEFSGSMIQSLWVNGQSLNGTIEVIQNMSSLTEVWLHENKFSGPLPDFSMLTQLRNLSLRDNHFTGIVPLSLVNLKSLYIVNLTNNELQGSTPQFADNVIVDMNAGSNRFCLDDPNVACDHRVNVLLSILQSVNYPHNFADEWKGNDPCDNWLGIVCAQGNIVSLLFAKKGLTGTISSNFSMLTSLKTLDLSDNNLTGVIPMELASLPNLALLDVSNNRLYGKIPSFRDNVDVVTAGNHDIGKDKAPTPEARSPGGESAGISTRNGEKKSNKGTVLGSIIGVVGGLSLLGSVICLCAGTRKYTSKVQSLTAVRVHRHHSSDQGVKITVSRSSITAPSETFSKASSGPTDVHMVESGCMAISIQVLKNVTSNFSDENVLGRGGFGIVYKGELHDGTKIAVKRMESGVVSAKGLAEFKSEIAVFSKVRHRHLVANLGYCLDGNERLLVYEYMPQGTLSRHLFNWKDEGLKPLEWTQRLTIALDVARGVEYLHGLAQQSFIHRDLKPSNILLGDDMRAKVADFGLVRLAPADGKQSIETRLAGTFGYMAPEYAVTGRVTTKVDVFSFGVILMELISGRKALDETQPEESLHLVTWFRRKYINNDTFQKVIDKTIHLDDGKLTSIRTVTELACHCCAREPYQRPDMSHVVNVLSSLAELWKPETPNSVYGVNLELTLPQAMKKWQEFENSNLDDSSSLLDSAGTTQTSITGLPSGFADSFTSADAR from the exons ATGAAGAACCCCCATTCTCTCGGTTGTCTTGTTTTACGTTTTCTTTCAGTCATTTGCTTCTTCACTTTGAAGGTCTGTTCTCAACAAAGCCCGGACTTGTCAGCCATGGAAAAGCTTAAAAAAAGCTTAAAGATCCCACCTTCACTTGACTGGTCTGACCCTGACCCTTGTCAGTGGGCTAAAGTGGAATGTCAAGAGAATAGGGTCACTAGGATCCAAATACCGAGCAAAAATATTGGTGGAACCCTTCCTCCTGAGCTCAAGAACCTGACTCAGCTCACCATCTTTGAAGTAatgaacaaccaaatcaatGGTCCAATCCCAAGCCTTGCTGGTTTAATCCAGTTGCAAGAAGCTAACTTCCACAACAACAATTTCTCATCTTTCCCTTCAGATTTCTTCACCGGTTTAACATCATTGACTTCTATTCACCTTGACAACAACCCTTTTGAACCATGGGAGATCCCAGTGAGCTTAAAGGAAGCAACTTCTTTGAAAACTTTCTCAGCCAACAATGCCAATATCAAAGGAAAATTCCCAGGTTTTTTTGACCCTGAAACTTTCCCATCCTTGACTGAACTTCATTTGGCTTTAAACAAACTTGAAGGAGAATTGCCTGCTGAGTTCTCTGGTTCAATGATTCAGTCTTTATGGGTAAATGGGCAAAGTTTGAATGGCACAATTGAAGTGATTCAAAACATGTCCTCTTTGACAGAGGTATGGTTACATGAGAACAAGTTTTCAGGTCCTTTACCTGATTTTTCAATGTTAACACAGTTGAGGAACTTGAGTTTAAGAGATAATCACTTCACTGGTATTGTTCCTTTGTCTTTGGTTAATTTAAAGTCGCTTTATATTGTGAATTTGACTAATAATGAACTTCAAGGGTCAACCCCTCAATTTGCTGATAATGTGATTGTTGATATGAATGCTGGTAGTAATAGATTTTGCTTGGATGATCCCAATGTTGCTTGCGATCACCGTGTTAATGTATTGTTATCGATCCTCCAATCTGTTAATTATCCGCATAATTTTGCTGATGAATGGAAAGGGAACGATCCTTGTGATAATTGGCTTGGCATTGTATGTGCTCAAGGAAACATTGTTTCCCTTCTTTTCGCAAAAAAGGGGCTTACCGGTACGATCTCTAGCAACTTTTCGATGCTTACTTCATTAAAAACCTTGGATCTTTCAGATAATAATCTTACCGGCGTCATTCCTATGGAGCTCGCTTCATTGCCGAATCTCGCTCTATTAGATGTTTCGAACAATCGGCTCTATGGGAAAATACCATCTTTTAGGGATAATGTCGATGTAGTTACTGCTGGAAACCATGATATCGGAAAAGATAAGGCCCCTACACCAGAAGCCAGGTCCCCTGGTGGAGAGAGTGCTGGCATTTCTACTAGAAATGGTGAAAAGAAATCCAATAAAGGCACAGTTTTGGGTTCTATAATTGGTGTTGTTGGTGGCTTGAGTCTTCTTGGTTCGGTTATCTGTTTGTGTGCCGGAACACGAAAGTATACTAGTAAGGTACAAAGTCTGACTGCTGTACGCGTTCATCGTCATCATTCCAGTGACCAAGGAGTTAAGATAACTGTTTCCAGATCAAGTATCACTGCTCCAAGTGAAACTTTCAGCAAGGCAAGCAGTGGACCTACTGATGTTCACATGGTTGAGTCTGGTTGCATGGCGATCTCAATTCAAGTTTTGAAGAACGTTACAAGTAATTTCAGTGATGAAAACGTATTGGGAAGAGGTGGTTTTGGAATAGTTTACAAAGGGGAATTGCATGATGGGACAAAGATTGCCGTGAAAAGGATGGAATCTGGTGTTGTAAGTGCCAAGGGTTTGGCCGAGTTTAAGTCAGAGATTGCGGTTTTTAGTAAGGTTCGTCATCGCCATTTGGTTGCAAATCTCGGGTATTGCTTGGATGGAAATGAGAGGCTTCTAGTTTATGAATACATGCCTCAAGGGACCCTTAGTAGGCACCTATTCAACTGGAAGGATGAAGGGTTGAAACCACTTGAATGGACTCAACGACTTACAATTGCACTTGATGTGGCTCGAGGTGTTGAGTATCTACACGGACTGGCACAACAGAGTTTCATTCATCGAGACCTTAAGCCATCAAATATTCTTCTTGGAGATGATATGCGTGCCAAAGTTGCAGATTTCGGCTTGGTTCGTCTAGCTCCAGCTGATGGTAAACAGTCAATTGAAACAAGACTTGCAGGAACGTTTGGGTATATGGCACCGGAGTATGCAG TTACCGGACGCGTGACCACGAAGGTGGATGTATTTAGTTTTGGTGTGATCCTCATGGAGTTGATCTCAGGCCGTAAGGCGCTAGATGAAACTCAGCCTGAGGAGAGTTTGCACCTTGTGACATGGTTTCGTCGGAAGTACATAAACAATGACACATTCCAGAAGGTCATCGACAAAACCATTCATCTCGATGATGGAAAACTTACCAGTATTAGAACAGTGACCGAACTAGCTTGCCACTGCTGTGCAAGGGAGCCCTACCAGAGGCCGGATATGAGTCATGTGGTCAATGTGTTGTCATCGCTAGCCGAGCTATGGAAGCCAGAAACTCCCAATTCGGTATATGGGGTCAACCTTGAACTGACATTACCACAAGCAATGAAAAAATGGCAAGAATTTGAGAATAGCAATTTGGATGACTCTTCGTCATTGCTAGATAGTGCAGGCACTACACAGACCAGTATAACAGGCCTGCCTTCCGGGTTTGCAGATTCGTTTACATCAGCTGACGCTCGATAA
- the LOC105764396 gene encoding receptor-like kinase TMK3 isoform X2, which yields MKNPHSLGCLVLRFLSVICFFTLKVCSQQSPDLSAMEKLKKSLKIPPSLDWSDPDPCQWAKVECQENRVTRIQIPSKNIGGTLPPELKNLTQLTIFEVMNNQINGPIPSLAGLIQLQEANFHNNNFSSFPSDFFTGLTSLTSIHLDNNPFEPWEIPVSLKEATSLKTFSANNANIKGKFPGFFDPETFPSLTELHLALNKLEGELPAEFSGSMIQSLWVNGQSLNGTIEVIQNMSSLTEVWLHENKFSGPLPDFSMLTQLRNLSLRDNHFTDNNLTGVIPMELASLPNLALLDVSNNRLYGKIPSFRDNVDVVTAGNHDIGKDKAPTPEARSPGGESAGISTRNGEKKSNKGTVLGSIIGVVGGLSLLGSVICLCAGTRKYTSKVQSLTAVRVHRHHSSDQGVKITVSRSSITAPSETFSKASSGPTDVHMVESGCMAISIQVLKNVTSNFSDENVLGRGGFGIVYKGELHDGTKIAVKRMESGVVSAKGLAEFKSEIAVFSKVRHRHLVANLGYCLDGNERLLVYEYMPQGTLSRHLFNWKDEGLKPLEWTQRLTIALDVARGVEYLHGLAQQSFIHRDLKPSNILLGDDMRAKVADFGLVRLAPADGKQSIETRLAGTFGYMAPEYAVTGRVTTKVDVFSFGVILMELISGRKALDETQPEESLHLVTWFRRKYINNDTFQKVIDKTIHLDDGKLTSIRTVTELACHCCAREPYQRPDMSHVVNVLSSLAELWKPETPNSVYGVNLELTLPQAMKKWQEFENSNLDDSSSLLDSAGTTQTSITGLPSGFADSFTSADAR from the exons ATGAAGAACCCCCATTCTCTCGGTTGTCTTGTTTTACGTTTTCTTTCAGTCATTTGCTTCTTCACTTTGAAGGTCTGTTCTCAACAAAGCCCGGACTTGTCAGCCATGGAAAAGCTTAAAAAAAGCTTAAAGATCCCACCTTCACTTGACTGGTCTGACCCTGACCCTTGTCAGTGGGCTAAAGTGGAATGTCAAGAGAATAGGGTCACTAGGATCCAAATACCGAGCAAAAATATTGGTGGAACCCTTCCTCCTGAGCTCAAGAACCTGACTCAGCTCACCATCTTTGAAGTAatgaacaaccaaatcaatGGTCCAATCCCAAGCCTTGCTGGTTTAATCCAGTTGCAAGAAGCTAACTTCCACAACAACAATTTCTCATCTTTCCCTTCAGATTTCTTCACCGGTTTAACATCATTGACTTCTATTCACCTTGACAACAACCCTTTTGAACCATGGGAGATCCCAGTGAGCTTAAAGGAAGCAACTTCTTTGAAAACTTTCTCAGCCAACAATGCCAATATCAAAGGAAAATTCCCAGGTTTTTTTGACCCTGAAACTTTCCCATCCTTGACTGAACTTCATTTGGCTTTAAACAAACTTGAAGGAGAATTGCCTGCTGAGTTCTCTGGTTCAATGATTCAGTCTTTATGGGTAAATGGGCAAAGTTTGAATGGCACAATTGAAGTGATTCAAAACATGTCCTCTTTGACAGAGGTATGGTTACATGAGAACAAGTTTTCAGGTCCTTTACCTGATTTTTCAATGTTAACACAGTTGAGGAACTTGAGTTTAAGAGATAATCACTTCACTG ATAATAATCTTACCGGCGTCATTCCTATGGAGCTCGCTTCATTGCCGAATCTCGCTCTATTAGATGTTTCGAACAATCGGCTCTATGGGAAAATACCATCTTTTAGGGATAATGTCGATGTAGTTACTGCTGGAAACCATGATATCGGAAAAGATAAGGCCCCTACACCAGAAGCCAGGTCCCCTGGTGGAGAGAGTGCTGGCATTTCTACTAGAAATGGTGAAAAGAAATCCAATAAAGGCACAGTTTTGGGTTCTATAATTGGTGTTGTTGGTGGCTTGAGTCTTCTTGGTTCGGTTATCTGTTTGTGTGCCGGAACACGAAAGTATACTAGTAAGGTACAAAGTCTGACTGCTGTACGCGTTCATCGTCATCATTCCAGTGACCAAGGAGTTAAGATAACTGTTTCCAGATCAAGTATCACTGCTCCAAGTGAAACTTTCAGCAAGGCAAGCAGTGGACCTACTGATGTTCACATGGTTGAGTCTGGTTGCATGGCGATCTCAATTCAAGTTTTGAAGAACGTTACAAGTAATTTCAGTGATGAAAACGTATTGGGAAGAGGTGGTTTTGGAATAGTTTACAAAGGGGAATTGCATGATGGGACAAAGATTGCCGTGAAAAGGATGGAATCTGGTGTTGTAAGTGCCAAGGGTTTGGCCGAGTTTAAGTCAGAGATTGCGGTTTTTAGTAAGGTTCGTCATCGCCATTTGGTTGCAAATCTCGGGTATTGCTTGGATGGAAATGAGAGGCTTCTAGTTTATGAATACATGCCTCAAGGGACCCTTAGTAGGCACCTATTCAACTGGAAGGATGAAGGGTTGAAACCACTTGAATGGACTCAACGACTTACAATTGCACTTGATGTGGCTCGAGGTGTTGAGTATCTACACGGACTGGCACAACAGAGTTTCATTCATCGAGACCTTAAGCCATCAAATATTCTTCTTGGAGATGATATGCGTGCCAAAGTTGCAGATTTCGGCTTGGTTCGTCTAGCTCCAGCTGATGGTAAACAGTCAATTGAAACAAGACTTGCAGGAACGTTTGGGTATATGGCACCGGAGTATGCAG TTACCGGACGCGTGACCACGAAGGTGGATGTATTTAGTTTTGGTGTGATCCTCATGGAGTTGATCTCAGGCCGTAAGGCGCTAGATGAAACTCAGCCTGAGGAGAGTTTGCACCTTGTGACATGGTTTCGTCGGAAGTACATAAACAATGACACATTCCAGAAGGTCATCGACAAAACCATTCATCTCGATGATGGAAAACTTACCAGTATTAGAACAGTGACCGAACTAGCTTGCCACTGCTGTGCAAGGGAGCCCTACCAGAGGCCGGATATGAGTCATGTGGTCAATGTGTTGTCATCGCTAGCCGAGCTATGGAAGCCAGAAACTCCCAATTCGGTATATGGGGTCAACCTTGAACTGACATTACCACAAGCAATGAAAAAATGGCAAGAATTTGAGAATAGCAATTTGGATGACTCTTCGTCATTGCTAGATAGTGCAGGCACTACACAGACCAGTATAACAGGCCTGCCTTCCGGGTTTGCAGATTCGTTTACATCAGCTGACGCTCGATAA